One Curtobacterium sp. MCLR17_007 DNA window includes the following coding sequences:
- a CDS encoding NAD(P)-dependent oxidoreductase, which translates to MSTKRAVVLGGTGGIGSAVVRELLDSSGRGGDDWSVDVLARRGGKVADSLTAAGATFTAGDRRDTQVLRDLLRPGADLLVDTVGATRDDAAQLLPYLGDIGSTVFLSSKAVYVDEQGRHANSVDKPVFPGAVSEIQPTVTPADADPTSRDGYGAAKVAAEQLLLDHGAPVTVLRPSKVHGPGIGRPREWFVVRRALDGRDRVLLADHGRGVDHTTAASGIGSLVRLVAGVPDRRILNVADETALTALEIVRTVAAHLDHRFDEVLLDADAPAFVGLTPWSSPTPVVLDTTAARALGWEPPRYADAVRPELDWLVETARRTPADGDVPWASDPFWDRMFDYGPEDAALVMLSLGT; encoded by the coding sequence ATGAGCACCAAGCGCGCGGTCGTCCTCGGCGGTACCGGCGGCATCGGCTCTGCCGTCGTCCGGGAACTGCTCGACAGCTCGGGCCGCGGCGGTGACGACTGGTCGGTCGACGTCCTCGCCCGACGCGGCGGCAAGGTCGCCGACTCCCTCACCGCGGCCGGGGCGACCTTCACCGCGGGCGACCGCCGCGACACCCAGGTCCTCCGCGACCTGCTGCGCCCCGGCGCCGACCTGCTCGTCGACACCGTCGGCGCCACCCGCGACGACGCCGCACAGCTCCTGCCGTACCTGGGGGACATCGGGTCCACCGTGTTCCTGTCGTCCAAGGCCGTGTACGTCGACGAGCAGGGCCGCCACGCGAACTCCGTCGACAAGCCCGTCTTCCCCGGGGCGGTCAGCGAGATCCAGCCGACCGTCACGCCGGCCGACGCCGACCCGACCAGCCGCGACGGGTACGGGGCCGCGAAGGTCGCCGCCGAACAGCTGCTGCTCGACCACGGTGCGCCGGTGACCGTCCTCCGCCCGTCGAAGGTCCACGGCCCCGGCATCGGCCGCCCGCGCGAGTGGTTCGTCGTCCGCCGCGCGCTCGACGGCCGCGACCGTGTCCTGCTCGCCGACCACGGCCGCGGCGTCGACCACACCACGGCCGCCAGCGGGATCGGCTCGCTCGTCCGCCTGGTCGCCGGCGTCCCGGACCGGCGGATCCTCAACGTGGCGGACGAGACGGCACTGACCGCGCTCGAGATCGTGCGGACGGTCGCAGCGCACCTGGACCACCGCTTCGACGAGGTCCTGCTCGACGCCGACGCCCCGGCCTTCGTCGGCCTGACGCCGTGGTCGTCGCCGACGCCCGTCGTGCTCGACACGACGGCAGCGCGGGCCCTCGGGTGGGAACCGCCCCGCTACGCCGACGCCGTCCGTCCGGAGCTCGACTGGCTTGTGGAGACCGCGCGCCGCACGCCCGCCGACGGCGACGTGCCGTGGGCGTCCGACCCGTTCTGGGACCGGATGTTCGACTACGGGCCCGAGGACGCCGCCCTCGTCATGCTCTCCCTGGGGACCTGA
- a CDS encoding ATPase, with protein sequence MPRSEVLFIGGRSGVGKSTAADALHELLAARHVRHAVIEGDTLDLAHPAPHVEHPEARLAERNLAAIWANYRALGFHRLVYTNTVSVLEADRLADAMGDDPAVVAVLLRAGDERTAQRLGRRVGGAPPATQVAHSARTAGRLDSAAPDRVTRVDTDDLAPADVARRLASLTGWLPD encoded by the coding sequence ATGCCGCGGTCCGAGGTGCTGTTCATCGGGGGACGCTCCGGCGTCGGCAAGTCGACCGCCGCGGATGCCCTGCACGAACTGCTCGCGGCGCGGCACGTCCGGCATGCCGTCATCGAGGGCGACACTCTCGACCTGGCACACCCGGCACCCCACGTCGAGCACCCCGAGGCCCGGCTCGCGGAACGTAACCTCGCGGCGATCTGGGCGAACTACCGGGCCCTCGGGTTCCACCGGCTCGTCTACACGAACACGGTGTCGGTGCTCGAGGCCGACCGGTTGGCCGACGCGATGGGGGACGACCCGGCGGTCGTGGCGGTGTTGCTCCGCGCAGGCGACGAGCGCACGGCGCAGCGCCTGGGCCGGCGAGTCGGCGGAGCACCGCCCGCAACGCAGGTCGCGCACAGCGCACGGACCGCCGGGAGGCTCGACTCGGCTGCACCAGACCGGGTCACGCGGGTGGACACGGACGATCTGGCCCCGGCGGACGTCGCCCGTCGGCTCGCGTCGCTGACCGGGTGGCTTCCCGACTGA
- a CDS encoding DUF255 domain-containing protein, with the protein MNDNRLGTAVSPYLRLHADNPVDWREWGPDAFAEARERDVPVLVSIGYATCHWCHVMARESFADPGIAELLRRDFVAVKVDREERPDVDASTMAAAAAFTEQLGWPLTAFMTPDAHVFFAGTYFPPTPVGQHPSFRQVLGAVLDAWRDRRTEVNATASALSGAIRQGAVDSTTVGLHGADGAEPDLPSIATIHDVVGALEPGEDLEYGGFGGAPKFPSAPLLEFLADAGADGVPAGTALCERSLRVIAASELTDPDGGVFRYATRRDWSVPHYERMLYDNAGLLAIAPQPQARGIADFLRDTLRRPDGAFVAAQDSESTIDGRRVEGEWYRRPRPERALLDPPPLDDQVLTGWNGLAVRGLAIAGARHGDAEMIALARAAADAVIDAHLRDGHVVVRSSTPRGSSSAPPTIEDSGLFAEGLVELALVTGELRYATTARSLVDDALSGPLTVDPVLASAGTATGEQPQTALRSGTVALASAALVIGTLTGDPAYRSAAVTLVADRARSGVDRPLGHADALGLALALQRPSREVVVVATDPTAMQTVAIGARHPGTVVLTVTPAQASAWAAAGFTLLESRDRLDPAAYVCHDHVCALPARSADDLTRQLASA; encoded by the coding sequence ATGAACGACAACCGGCTCGGCACCGCCGTCAGCCCCTACCTCCGTCTGCACGCCGACAACCCGGTGGACTGGCGCGAATGGGGTCCTGACGCCTTCGCAGAAGCACGTGAGCGGGACGTCCCCGTCCTCGTGTCGATCGGCTACGCCACCTGCCACTGGTGCCACGTCATGGCGCGCGAGAGCTTCGCCGATCCAGGGATCGCCGAACTGCTGCGGCGCGACTTCGTTGCCGTCAAGGTCGACCGTGAAGAACGCCCCGACGTCGACGCCAGCACCATGGCTGCCGCGGCCGCGTTCACCGAACAGCTGGGCTGGCCGTTGACCGCGTTCATGACCCCGGACGCGCACGTCTTCTTCGCGGGCACGTACTTCCCGCCGACGCCGGTCGGGCAGCACCCGTCGTTCCGACAGGTCCTGGGCGCCGTGCTCGACGCCTGGCGTGATCGACGCACCGAGGTCAACGCCACCGCCAGCGCCCTCTCCGGGGCGATCCGCCAGGGTGCCGTGGACAGCACCACGGTCGGACTGCACGGCGCTGACGGGGCCGAGCCGGACCTCCCGTCCATCGCGACGATCCACGACGTGGTCGGTGCACTCGAACCGGGCGAGGACCTCGAGTACGGCGGCTTCGGCGGGGCTCCGAAGTTCCCGTCGGCGCCGTTGCTCGAGTTCCTGGCGGACGCCGGGGCCGACGGGGTGCCAGCCGGCACGGCGCTGTGCGAGCGGTCGCTCCGCGTCATCGCCGCCTCGGAGCTGACCGATCCGGACGGCGGGGTGTTCCGCTACGCGACCCGCCGGGACTGGTCCGTCCCCCACTACGAGCGCATGCTCTACGACAACGCCGGGCTCCTGGCGATCGCTCCCCAGCCCCAGGCCCGCGGCATCGCCGACTTCCTGCGCGACACCCTGCGCCGTCCCGACGGCGCCTTCGTCGCGGCACAGGACAGCGAGTCCACGATCGACGGCCGACGCGTCGAGGGCGAGTGGTACCGGCGCCCCCGGCCCGAACGAGCGCTCCTCGATCCCCCACCACTCGACGACCAGGTCCTGACCGGCTGGAACGGACTCGCCGTGCGGGGCCTGGCGATCGCGGGGGCCCGGCACGGTGACGCCGAGATGATCGCCCTGGCCCGGGCAGCAGCCGACGCGGTCATCGACGCCCACCTGCGCGACGGGCACGTCGTCGTCCGGTCGAGCACACCGCGCGGATCCTCGTCGGCACCGCCCACGATCGAGGACAGCGGCCTGTTCGCCGAGGGGCTGGTCGAGCTCGCACTCGTGACGGGTGAGCTCCGGTACGCCACGACGGCCCGTTCCCTGGTCGACGACGCACTGTCGGGACCGCTGACGGTCGACCCGGTGCTGGCGAGCGCGGGGACCGCGACGGGGGAACAGCCGCAGACCGCGCTGCGGTCGGGGACCGTCGCCCTGGCGAGCGCCGCACTGGTGATCGGCACCCTGACCGGTGATCCCGCCTACCGGTCCGCCGCCGTGACACTCGTCGCAGACCGGGCCCGCAGCGGCGTGGACCGACCGCTCGGGCACGCCGACGCGCTCGGGCTCGCCCTGGCCCTGCAGCGCCCGTCGCGCGAGGTCGTCGTCGTGGCCACCGATCCGACAGCGATGCAGACCGTCGCGATCGGCGCGCGTCACCCGGGCACCGTCGTGCTCACGGTGACGCCGGCACAGGCCTCAGCCTGGGCAGCTGCGGGGTTCACGCTGCTCGAGTCCCGCGACCGCCTCGACCCCGCCGCGTACGTGTGCCACGACCACGTGTGTGCCCTGCCCGCACGCTCTGCGGACGACCTGACGCGCCAACTCGCGAGCGCCTGA
- the hrpA gene encoding ATP-dependent RNA helicase HrpA, with translation MSPTPVVITYPPELPVSQRRDDIAAAIRDNQVVIVAGATGSGKTTQLPKICLELGREHIGHTQPRRIAARTIAERVSEELGGELGDLVGYQVRFTDKVSANTRVKLMTDGILLNEIHFDRDLKRYDTIIIDEAHERSLTIDFLLGYLKRLLPRRPDLKLIITSATIDPESFSQHFGGAPIIEVSGRTYPVEIRYRALVAEEPGADDDGDDDTDSRTADAGNAQDDRDHLQGITDALDELAREDPGDVLVFLSGENEIRDAQDAIEGKHYQGTEVLPLYGRLSAADQHRVFQRSSTPGVRRRVVLATNVAETSLTVPGIKYVIDTGTARISRYSPRAKVQRLPIEAVSQASANQRSGRAGRTSAGIAIRLYSEDDFGRRPEYTDPEILRTNLAAVILQMISLGFGDIESFPFLQPPDSRGVKDGLDLLRELRAVDKDGAITKSGRQLTRLPIDPRLGRMVLEAGRQGVGREVVAIVSALSIQDPRERPLEKRAHADQLHARFADPTSDFLTFLGLWNYIEDKQDELSSSAFRRLCKAEFLNYLRIREWQDLYRQLSRAAKQVGIHVGKERKDDPDAVHRSLLAGLLSQIGLRDREKRDYLGSRNTRFVLFPGSVLAKKQPDAVMAAELVETSRLFARTAARIDPVWTEQLAGDLLRRTYGEPHWEKKQGAVVAYERVTLFGVPIVQRRRVQYARIDPVHSRELFIRHALIEGEWDSQQAFDRANRKLRRELEQLEERTRRRDILLDDENVFAFYDARIPTEVATTRDFEGWWRRTRRDQPDLLTMRREDLLDESAASAAEDDTEYPTQWRSGDQRLAVRYRFEPGAEDDGVSVQVPIALLPRMREEGFDWQVRGLRRDLVTALIKALPKQIRKNVVPAADWAEKIVDELPDDAPTEPSESFRATLAKTIQRMTYVPVTEADFDMSRVPAHLLPTYAVVDERGRRVEAGKDLSALQTKLKDRTQQSVAAATQRETRGRGAGRVADDAPDRRIERTGLVAWPDTDLPQVLDTRQAGAVIRAYPALVEEGTGPKATVGVQLLATPGDRDVLMPDGVRRLVMLAVPSPVSYIQSHLTAQEKLALAASPYPSTNALFDDVLAAVVDAGIRATHPTGLLFTRAEFTAVRDAVSSSVVDTMFGAVSEVAAVLTALRGAERALKQANSMSLLPALNDMRQQLDRLVFPGFVAVAGLGRLRRIRVYLQGVEARVTKLLQNPGRDATWMREVSAATGRYEDAGGTFPPTPGSHPELVHARWMLEEFRLSLFAQELGTAETVSLQRITKALTTAAR, from the coding sequence ATGTCTCCCACGCCTGTCGTCATCACGTACCCGCCCGAGCTGCCCGTCTCGCAGCGGCGCGATGACATCGCCGCGGCCATCCGCGACAACCAGGTCGTGATCGTCGCCGGTGCGACCGGTTCGGGCAAGACGACCCAGCTGCCGAAGATCTGCCTGGAACTCGGGCGGGAGCACATCGGCCACACGCAGCCGCGCCGGATCGCCGCTCGCACGATCGCCGAGCGCGTGTCCGAGGAACTCGGCGGCGAGCTCGGCGACCTGGTGGGCTACCAGGTCCGCTTCACCGACAAGGTCAGTGCGAACACACGCGTCAAGCTCATGACCGACGGCATCCTGCTCAACGAGATCCACTTCGACCGTGACCTGAAGCGCTACGACACGATCATCATCGACGAAGCGCACGAGCGGTCCCTGACGATCGACTTCCTGCTCGGCTACCTCAAGCGGTTGTTGCCTCGACGCCCGGACCTCAAGCTCATCATCACGAGTGCGACGATCGACCCGGAGTCCTTCTCCCAGCACTTCGGCGGTGCCCCGATCATCGAGGTCTCGGGCCGCACCTACCCGGTCGAGATCCGCTACCGCGCGCTGGTCGCCGAAGAACCCGGCGCGGACGACGACGGTGACGACGACACCGACTCGCGCACGGCCGACGCCGGCAACGCCCAGGACGACCGCGACCACCTGCAGGGCATCACCGACGCGCTCGACGAGCTGGCGCGCGAGGACCCGGGCGACGTGCTCGTGTTCCTGTCCGGCGAGAACGAGATCCGCGACGCGCAGGACGCCATCGAGGGCAAGCACTACCAGGGCACCGAGGTCCTGCCGCTCTACGGACGGCTCTCTGCCGCCGACCAGCACCGGGTGTTCCAGCGCTCGTCGACCCCGGGCGTCCGCCGCCGGGTCGTGCTCGCGACGAACGTCGCCGAGACCTCGCTGACGGTGCCCGGCATCAAGTACGTCATCGACACCGGCACAGCCCGCATCTCGCGGTACTCCCCCCGAGCGAAGGTCCAGCGACTGCCGATCGAGGCGGTCTCGCAGGCCAGCGCGAACCAGCGGTCGGGCCGCGCCGGGCGCACGAGCGCGGGCATCGCGATCCGCCTGTACTCCGAGGACGACTTCGGTCGCCGCCCCGAGTACACCGATCCCGAGATCCTCCGGACCAACCTGGCCGCGGTCATCCTGCAGATGATCTCGCTGGGGTTCGGCGACATCGAGTCGTTCCCGTTCCTGCAGCCGCCGGACTCGCGCGGCGTCAAGGACGGCCTCGACCTGCTGCGCGAGCTCCGCGCCGTCGACAAGGACGGCGCGATCACGAAGTCCGGGCGGCAGCTCACCCGACTGCCGATCGACCCCCGTCTCGGTCGCATGGTGCTCGAGGCCGGCAGGCAGGGCGTCGGGCGCGAGGTCGTGGCGATCGTCTCGGCGCTCAGCATCCAGGACCCTCGTGAGCGTCCCCTCGAGAAGCGCGCGCACGCCGACCAGCTGCACGCACGGTTCGCGGACCCGACCAGCGACTTCCTGACGTTCCTCGGCCTGTGGAACTACATCGAGGACAAGCAGGACGAGCTCTCCTCGAGCGCGTTCCGACGTCTGTGCAAGGCCGAGTTCCTCAACTACCTGCGCATCCGTGAGTGGCAGGACCTGTACCGCCAGCTCTCACGCGCCGCCAAACAGGTCGGCATCCACGTCGGCAAGGAGCGCAAGGACGACCCCGACGCCGTGCACCGGTCGCTCCTCGCCGGGCTCCTGAGCCAGATCGGGCTGCGGGACCGCGAGAAACGCGACTACCTCGGGTCGCGGAACACCCGCTTCGTGCTGTTCCCGGGCAGCGTCCTGGCGAAGAAGCAGCCCGACGCCGTGATGGCCGCCGAACTCGTCGAGACGAGCCGCCTGTTCGCGCGGACCGCTGCGCGCATCGACCCGGTCTGGACCGAGCAGTTGGCCGGCGACCTCCTGCGGCGCACCTACGGCGAGCCGCACTGGGAGAAGAAGCAGGGTGCCGTCGTCGCGTACGAACGGGTCACGCTGTTCGGCGTCCCGATCGTGCAGCGTCGGCGGGTGCAGTACGCCCGGATCGACCCCGTGCACTCGCGCGAGCTCTTCATCCGGCATGCCCTGATCGAGGGCGAGTGGGACTCCCAACAGGCGTTCGACCGGGCCAACCGCAAGCTCCGACGCGAGCTCGAGCAGCTCGAGGAACGCACTCGCCGACGCGACATCCTGCTCGACGACGAGAACGTGTTCGCGTTCTACGACGCACGCATCCCGACCGAGGTCGCCACCACGCGCGACTTCGAGGGCTGGTGGCGGCGCACACGTCGAGACCAACCGGACCTGCTCACGATGCGGCGCGAGGACCTGCTCGACGAGTCGGCGGCCTCCGCAGCCGAAGACGACACCGAGTACCCCACCCAGTGGCGCTCGGGCGACCAGCGGCTCGCCGTGCGGTACCGGTTCGAGCCGGGGGCCGAGGACGACGGCGTCAGCGTGCAGGTCCCCATCGCCCTGCTCCCCCGCATGCGCGAAGAAGGGTTCGACTGGCAGGTCCGCGGCCTCCGACGCGACCTCGTGACCGCGCTCATCAAGGCGCTGCCGAAGCAGATCCGCAAGAACGTCGTCCCGGCGGCCGACTGGGCCGAGAAGATCGTGGACGAACTGCCCGACGACGCCCCGACCGAGCCCAGCGAGAGCTTCCGGGCGACCCTGGCGAAGACGATCCAGCGCATGACCTACGTGCCCGTGACCGAGGCGGACTTCGACATGTCCCGGGTACCCGCGCACCTGCTCCCCACCTACGCCGTGGTCGACGAACGTGGTCGCCGCGTCGAAGCGGGCAAGGACCTGTCCGCTCTGCAGACCAAGCTCAAGGACCGGACCCAGCAGAGCGTCGCGGCGGCCACCCAGCGAGAGACGCGTGGGCGCGGGGCTGGTCGGGTCGCCGATGATGCACCGGACCGTCGCATCGAACGCACCGGACTGGTCGCCTGGCCCGACACCGACCTGCCGCAGGTCCTCGACACCCGCCAGGCCGGTGCGGTCATCCGCGCCTACCCGGCACTCGTGGAAGAGGGCACCGGCCCCAAGGCGACCGTGGGGGTCCAGTTGCTGGCGACCCCGGGTGACCGCGACGTCCTGATGCCCGACGGCGTGCGGCGCCTGGTGATGCTCGCCGTGCCCTCCCCCGTGTCCTACATCCAGTCACACCTGACCGCACAGGAGAAGCTGGCGTTGGCGGCGAGCCCGTACCCCTCGACGAACGCCCTGTTCGACGACGTGCTCGCCGCGGTCGTGGACGCCGGCATCCGCGCCACGCACCCGACCGGGCTGCTCTTCACGCGGGCCGAGTTCACGGCCGTTCGCGATGCGGTCTCGTCCTCCGTCGTCGACACCATGTTCGGCGCGGTGTCCGAGGTGGCCGCCGTCCTCACCGCACTGCGCGGCGCAGAACGCGCGCTCAAGCAGGCGAACAGCATGTCGTTGCTGCCCGCGCTCAACGACATGCGGCAGCAGCTGGACCGCCTGGTGTTCCCCGGGTTCGTCGCGGTGGCGGGACTCGGCCGGCTCCGGCGCATCCGGGTGTACCTGCAGGGCGTCGAGGCCCGCGTGACGAAGCTCCTGCAGAACCCCGGTCGCGACGCCACCTGGATGCGCGAGGTCTCCGCCGCGACGGGCCGCTACGAGGACGCCGGAGGGACCTTCCCGCCCACGCCCGGATCGCACCCGGAGCTCGTGCACGCACGGTGGATGCTCGAGGAGTTCCGGCTCAGCCTGTTCGCGCAGGAGCTCGGGACCGCCGAGACGGTCTCGCTGCAGCGCATCACCAAGGCCTTGACCACCGCGGCGCGCTGA
- a CDS encoding DUF2461 domain-containing protein yields the protein MTDAFFSPSLATFFRGLAAHNDTAWFEEHREDWERDVRDPMDALLQEAERRYGPGRVLRQHRDLRFTPDKRPYREDTGLTAGGVYLSAGVDGLQVGGGLYEPSRDQLLAARTVIDERPQAAAALQRILDDLTDAGYELAGPPLKTAPRGWSADHPRIELLRMQHYAALVHLPLTSSLDDVVAAWDGVQPLVRWTVKWARAADPEASDDPAPPVPGAGSIDTRA from the coding sequence ATGACCGATGCGTTCTTCTCGCCCTCGTTGGCGACGTTCTTCCGGGGGCTCGCTGCGCACAACGACACCGCCTGGTTCGAGGAGCACCGCGAGGACTGGGAGCGCGACGTCCGCGACCCGATGGACGCACTGCTGCAGGAAGCCGAGCGGCGGTACGGCCCCGGCCGGGTGCTACGGCAGCACCGGGACCTGCGGTTCACTCCGGACAAGCGGCCCTACCGCGAGGACACCGGGTTGACCGCAGGCGGTGTCTACTTGAGCGCCGGCGTCGACGGGCTGCAGGTCGGGGGCGGGCTGTACGAGCCGTCCCGCGACCAGCTGCTGGCAGCACGGACCGTGATCGATGAACGACCGCAGGCAGCGGCAGCGTTGCAGCGGATCCTCGACGACCTGACCGACGCCGGGTACGAGCTGGCGGGTCCGCCGCTGAAGACCGCACCCCGTGGCTGGTCGGCGGACCATCCGCGAATCGAGCTGCTCCGGATGCAGCACTACGCCGCGCTGGTGCACCTGCCGTTGACGAGCTCGCTGGACGATGTCGTCGCCGCATGGGACGGTGTCCAGCCGCTCGTCCGGTGGACGGTGAAGTGGGCGCGGGCGGCTGATCCCGAGGCATCGGACGACCCGGCGCCGCCCGTCCCCGGAGCGGGCTCGATCGACACGCGGGCCTGA
- a CDS encoding VOC family protein encodes MIGTLDVIVLDCPDTRALARFYAELLGGEIVGFDEDWAEVVTPIEGHRPLVAFQRVDDYRAPVWPGQDTPQQVHLDVKVEDLDAGEQAVLAIGATATGSGTETFRVFLDPAGHPFCLIHPND; translated from the coding sequence ATGATCGGCACACTCGACGTCATCGTCCTCGACTGCCCGGACACGCGGGCACTCGCTCGGTTCTACGCGGAGCTGCTCGGGGGTGAGATCGTCGGCTTCGACGAGGACTGGGCCGAGGTCGTCACGCCGATCGAGGGGCACCGCCCGCTCGTGGCGTTCCAGCGCGTCGACGACTACCGCGCGCCGGTCTGGCCCGGACAGGACACACCGCAACAGGTGCACCTCGACGTGAAGGTCGAGGACCTCGACGCCGGCGAGCAGGCGGTCCTGGCCATCGGCGCCACGGCCACGGGTTCGGGGACCGAGACCTTCCGCGTGTTCCTCGACCCCGCCGGGCACCCGTTCTGCCTGATCCACCCGAACGACTGA
- a CDS encoding long-chain fatty acid--CoA ligase, whose product MTATQPTASPRRTQATASVAAILAESAARYPDDVALIVGDRRTTYAELWAETLAYAGALRERGVTAGSRVAMLLPNVADFPRVYYATLALGAVAVPVHALLKRKEIEYVLRDSGAALLVCAAPLLAEGAAGAALAGVDVVTVLAPPGGSATAEPTTGDGTGAPAPDRLEALAESATPLDRYVPRDPFDTATILYTSGTTGQPKGAEGSHFALLEQVNTNLMSTFDMHRGDVLLGALPLFHTFGQTCTMNTGFRAGATIVMLPKFDGDSALAAMVEHDCEIFMGVPTMYMALLDAATRTDARPSLRYAISGGASLPLAVLEKFQTVFDAPIHEGYGLTETSPVASFNHVGTPPHPGTIGTPVWGVDIEIADPETPDSISLLPRGEIGELVIRGHNLMNGYLDRPEDTASAIVDGWFRTGDLGTKDDEGYLTIVDRTKDMIIRNGYNVYPRQVEEVLATHPDVTMAAVFGVPHEVHGQEIEAAVVLRAGATATPEDLVKHVADEIAAYKFPRVVHVVDALPLGPSGKVLKRTLVEQFAPSSTATTTEQEPATA is encoded by the coding sequence ATGACCGCCACCCAGCCCACCGCCAGCCCCCGTCGGACGCAGGCGACCGCCTCCGTCGCAGCGATCCTCGCCGAGTCGGCCGCACGCTACCCGGACGACGTCGCCCTCATCGTGGGCGACCGCCGGACCACCTACGCCGAACTCTGGGCGGAGACGCTCGCGTACGCCGGAGCCCTGCGTGAGCGCGGCGTCACCGCGGGGTCCCGCGTCGCGATGCTCCTGCCGAACGTCGCCGACTTCCCGCGCGTCTACTACGCCACGCTCGCCCTCGGTGCGGTCGCCGTGCCTGTGCACGCGCTGCTGAAGCGGAAGGAGATCGAGTACGTCCTCCGCGACAGCGGAGCCGCCCTCCTGGTCTGCGCCGCGCCGCTCCTGGCGGAGGGGGCCGCGGGAGCAGCTCTGGCCGGGGTCGACGTCGTGACCGTGCTCGCGCCTCCCGGCGGATCAGCGACCGCCGAGCCGACGACGGGCGACGGCACGGGCGCTCCCGCGCCGGACCGACTGGAGGCCCTGGCCGAGTCCGCCACGCCGCTCGACCGCTACGTGCCCCGCGACCCGTTCGACACCGCCACGATCCTGTACACCAGTGGTACGACGGGGCAGCCGAAGGGCGCCGAGGGCTCGCACTTCGCGTTGCTCGAGCAGGTCAACACGAACCTGATGAGCACCTTCGACATGCACCGCGGCGACGTGCTGCTCGGGGCCCTGCCGCTGTTCCACACGTTCGGGCAGACCTGCACCATGAACACCGGGTTCCGGGCGGGCGCGACGATCGTGATGCTGCCGAAGTTCGACGGCGACTCCGCCCTGGCCGCGATGGTCGAGCACGACTGCGAGATCTTCATGGGCGTCCCGACGATGTACATGGCGCTCCTCGACGCCGCGACGCGCACCGATGCCCGGCCGAGCCTGCGCTACGCGATCTCGGGAGGGGCCTCCCTGCCGTTGGCGGTCCTCGAGAAGTTCCAGACCGTGTTCGACGCGCCCATCCACGAGGGCTACGGACTGACCGAGACCTCGCCCGTCGCGTCGTTCAACCACGTCGGCACGCCCCCACACCCGGGCACGATCGGCACGCCGGTGTGGGGCGTCGACATCGAGATCGCCGACCCGGAGACGCCCGACTCGATCTCGCTGCTCCCCCGCGGCGAGATCGGTGAGCTCGTGATCCGCGGTCACAACCTGATGAACGGGTACCTGGACCGCCCGGAGGACACCGCATCGGCGATCGTCGACGGCTGGTTCCGCACGGGCGACCTCGGCACCAAGGACGACGAGGGCTACCTCACCATCGTCGATCGGACGAAGGACATGATCATCCGCAACGGCTACAACGTGTACCCGCGGCAGGTCGAAGAGGTGCTCGCCACGCACCCCGACGTCACGATGGCGGCGGTGTTCGGCGTGCCGCACGAGGTGCACGGCCAGGAGATCGAGGCGGCCGTCGTCCTGCGCGCCGGGGCCACCGCGACGCCCGAGGACCTCGTCAAGCACGTCGCGGACGAGATCGCCGCCTACAAGTTCCCCCGGGTCGTCCACGTGGTCGACGCACTGCCGCTCGGGCCGAGCGGGAAGGTGCTCAAGCGCACACTGGTGGAGCAGTTCGCACCGTCCAGCACTGCGACCACCACGGAACAGGAGCCCGCCACCGCATGA
- a CDS encoding nucleoside deaminase translates to MSTPELDTRLTERVVARALQNVREGGKPFACLIVRDGKVLVEAANQVAQSGDPTSHAEITAIRLAAEMGVTDLTGLDVYVTAYPCPMCLGALYYAQPDRVVFAASRDQESEHYEDGNRLMTLDTFYGEYTKPAHERALPSEQVATEDPTAPFRQWSMLHAD, encoded by the coding sequence ATGAGCACCCCCGAGCTCGACACGCGTCTGACCGAACGCGTCGTCGCCCGAGCCCTGCAGAACGTCCGCGAGGGCGGCAAGCCCTTCGCCTGCCTGATCGTCCGCGACGGCAAGGTGCTGGTCGAGGCGGCGAACCAGGTCGCCCAGTCCGGCGACCCGACGTCGCACGCCGAGATCACGGCGATCCGGCTGGCCGCCGAGATGGGCGTGACCGACCTGACCGGCCTCGACGTGTACGTCACCGCGTACCCGTGCCCGATGTGCCTCGGCGCGCTGTACTACGCGCAGCCGGACCGGGTCGTCTTCGCGGCCTCTCGCGACCAGGAGTCCGAGCACTACGAGGACGGCAACCGCCTGATGACGCTCGACACCTTCTACGGCGAGTACACCAAGCCCGCGCACGAGCGGGCGCTGCCCTCGGAGCAGGTCGCCACCGAGGACCCCACGGCGCCGTTCCGGCAGTGGTCGATGCTGCACGCGGACTGA